Genomic DNA from Actinomycetes bacterium:
TGGAAAGACGTTGATCCTCGGCCTGATTTTGAGGGTTGGATTAAGGCTTCAGTCAAGGCCAAGAAGTCTGGCAACTACAAGGTACAGGTCGCAGCGTCTACTGAATGGGTGGAGCGTGGCGACAAGGCTAAGGTGAAGCTTAAGAAGAAGTGATGACTGGACACCCAGCGCAAAAGGGCTTTGCCCTAGAGAGCGACGAGGGGCTGGGGTAAAGCCTCGCCGCATTCCACAGATGACGGCTATCCCCTAATGTTCCTGGTCTTTAACGCTGCTGTAAGTCCCATTGACTATGGCTCCTAACAACGCAGATACCGCAGCTAGATCAGCTTCACTCAAATCCTCACTGTTGATAGCCATGACAACGAAACCAACAAAGGCAACAGGAATAGCCAGAGCCAGAATGATCATGGCTCTCCTGCCCTCGACTGAGGCTCTAGAACAGCGCGCTCATCTCTCACAACCATCAAGCCCGAAGTAGTTTCAACCCACTCATCTAGTAACCTTTAACTCGCCGTACAGACTCAGCGGGTGTGGCGGAATTGGCAGACGCGCAGGATTTAGGTTCCTGTGTCTTCGGACGTGAGAGTTCAAGTCTCTCCACCCGCACATCAAAGTGGGCTGTAGCCCACAACTCCCGCGGAATCACCATCGAGAATCACTCGCCTCTGCCCAGCAGACCTCCCCGGCCCGCTTCCAACCCAACAGACCCCAGCTCAGTCACCTACCGCCGCTCTCTCACTTCGCAGACTCTGTCACCGGATTAGATGTCATTCCCTCAGCGATTTCATCCGGTCGACCTCCGTAAATGGGCATACTGCCTGGGCACATCGGGAGCTGTATCTGACCGTTCGCTCACGGCTTCCGAAACGTGAGTTTGTCAAGGTGGGCTGGCCCCATCCCATCGCAGATTCGCAAGGTGAGTGGCCCCACCCACCCCCTTTCAAGTAGGCCGATTCAGTTCATGCGATTCCCTCGCATCGGTGATCGAGCGTCCTTTGACTGGCAACCACGGTGCTATCTGCTTGAGAGGTAGGGGCCGTCTTGAGGGGCGGTCACTTCTGACAGGGGGTGTTCAGGAGGATGCTAGAAACAGGGGCTTCCCGGTGGTGCCTGTTTTTGGAGTTGGGAGTGGGGTTCGCGATCCGGACCGTTCCAGGTCGTGGCACATTCTCGGCTCGCCGGGGAAGCTGTCCACCATGCGCGGTGATCTGACTATCGCACCTGAATGGTCGATCCCCTCAGGGGCAGGGCACGTATACCCTCAGGGGTAAGGCACGTATACCCTCAGGGGCAGGGCACGTATACCCTCAGGGGTAGGGCACGTGTAAATGGGAGTTGAGGAGAAGAAATGACTACCAAAGGCCGAATCACCGATCTGCCCCCGGGCCCAGTGGGTGAGGATGACAACCATGGTCGAGCTGCGGCACGGGATCGTCAGGCCAAACTGTTGGCTTCACACAGTGAGCATTCTGAACATTCGGCGAAGGTTCAGCGTGAGACAAACGCAAGTCGGCATCGTCAGGACCGACTCGCGGCCGCGGAACAGCGGCAACTCGCAGCGCAGGATCGGCAGGCGGCTCGAACTGGCCGCGAGTTGGCGGTAGCTGCGCTCCGACAGTTACCTGACGATAACGAAAAGGTGGCTGCTTACCTGAACTACGTCTTGTTAGCTGATACTGCTGACTCGCTCGCTGATAAGCGTGACCGTCAGCGTGAGCAATCAGACAGGCAATCAGAAACATTGGATCAAGAGGACGACCTGCGTTTCGGTGAGCATCACGATCGTCGCGGCCGAGTCCATAAGCGTGCGGCTAGTGACCGCCGAGCGGCTCAGCGTGATCTAGAGGAAACGAGTCGCCAGCTCACAGAACTCGAACGTGAAAGCCAGGAGCGTGCTGTCTCCGCCGCTCGATTTCTTGCCCGAGTCGAGTACGAGCGAGATCACGATGCCCTGACCGGGCTGGTAGGGCGACGTCAGATTGCTCCCATGATCCAACGAGCATTGGACAGGAGGAACCAGCAACTAGCGGAAGTGTCGACCGTGTCGGTCCTGGTATGCGATCTTGATCAATTCAAAAGCGTGAACGACACCTACGGGCATGCCGTGGGTGATCAAGTTCTCACCATCACTGCCAACCGCTTGGCTCACTCCCTGAGGGAAGGTGTGGCTGCTCGACTTGGTGGCGATGAGTTTGTACTCATCCTCGAGACTCCCGATGCCGCATCGGCGAAGGTCATCGCCGACCGGACGATAGAGTTGACGCGAAGACCTCTGGTGACCAATGTTGGGGCGCTGGCAGTGACTATGAGCGTCGGAATGACTACGACCACGAGTCACGTTCAGCCTTCTGAGTTGATCCACCGAGGCGACGCTGCTCTTATGGCAGCCAAGCGAGCGGGGGGGATCGACTCATGGTTACTAGTGGAACCAACTAATGTCCGGGGTGGCTGCCGCCTAGATGGGTGGAGTGTGTTTCGCCGACAGCGCTAGTCGGTCAGCCTCCACAGGGTCGCGAGCATGGGCAGGGTCCACATTCCGGCCGTGCTGCGCAGATCTAGCCGGAACTATCGTCGCAACCGAGTCTCCGGTTGGTGACCTGCTGAGTGAGACTTCGCTAGAGCCACTGGCAATGGGCCGCACTATTCGACTCGCGACCACTGCTCAACGAAGAGCGATGGCCATCAGAGATCGTGGCTGTGTAATCCCCGGCTGCAATATGAACGCCGACGCCTGCCAAACACACCACGTCACCGAGTGGGCACAGGGCGGCAACACCGACATAGATGACATGGCCCTACTGCGTTGGGCGCATCACCGACAAGTAGATCTTCACCGCTGGACCCTGCGACACAACACCAGTGATGGCCCCCACTGGAAAGTTCAGCGAACCCGAAGATCATCTTGGCGGCGACGAACCTAGTTGCGGACGTAGCAGTACCCATTCTTTTTCTTAGTCTTCTTCTGGAACTCGATCTTTAGGTTCTTGTTGAACTTGAACCCCTGGCATTTGTACTTGCGAACCCAGGTAGTGGTATCGGCGCGAACGTCAGTGAGCAGAACAACCTTAGACTTCTTCTTGCTGTTGTAAGGCACCCCCATCTCGGTCATAACGCTCTTGAGGGTGTTTCGCAGAACCTTCAACGAAAAGGTGCTCATCCCACTGAGTTTCTTGACCCCGGGTGGGAGTTTGATCACCATCGCTCCCCAGTTCTTGGGTTCGTCGATCTTCTTCTTAACGGGGATTTCGTTCCAGCCCCAAAACATTTTTTGGTTCTTTGCGCTATCGGGGCCTTGAGTGTAAGTATCGGCACCGACGAACGGCTGCAGCCCGTTCCACCAACTAGCTCGGCGCAGCCATAACGCCTGCTGCAACTTGATCATGTCGTCCTTCTTGCTCATCCAGCAGGCTGAATA
This window encodes:
- a CDS encoding diguanylate cyclase; translation: MTTKGRITDLPPGPVGEDDNHGRAAARDRQAKLLASHSEHSEHSAKVQRETNASRHRQDRLAAAEQRQLAAQDRQAARTGRELAVAALRQLPDDNEKVAAYLNYVLLADTADSLADKRDRQREQSDRQSETLDQEDDLRFGEHHDRRGRVHKRAASDRRAAQRDLEETSRQLTELERESQERAVSAARFLARVEYERDHDALTGLVGRRQIAPMIQRALDRRNQQLAEVSTVSVLVCDLDQFKSVNDTYGHAVGDQVLTITANRLAHSLREGVAARLGGDEFVLILETPDAASAKVIADRTIELTRRPLVTNVGALAVTMSVGMTTTTSHVQPSELIHRGDAALMAAKRAGGIDSWLLVEPTNVRGGCRLDGWSVFRRQR